One genomic segment of Bacteroides caccae includes these proteins:
- a CDS encoding 3'-5' exonuclease, protein MIVRRTIDKDELKELPKVVFPGRIHVIQSESETEKAVAYLLSQPILGIDSETRPSFTKGQSHKVALLQISSEECCFLFRLNMTGLTQPLVDLLENPGIIKVGLSLKDDFMMLHKRAPFNQQSCIELQDYVRQFGIQDKSLQKIYAILFKEKISKSQRLSNWEADVLSDGQKQYAATDAWACLNIYNLLQELKRTGNYEIAPEEKKEEHLIESDK, encoded by the coding sequence ATGATTGTAAGAAGAACCATTGATAAAGACGAATTAAAGGAACTCCCGAAAGTAGTTTTTCCGGGAAGAATCCATGTTATCCAATCGGAATCGGAAACGGAAAAGGCGGTAGCCTACCTGTTGTCGCAGCCGATATTGGGTATCGACAGCGAAACGCGGCCCTCTTTCACAAAAGGGCAATCACACAAAGTAGCGCTTCTCCAGATTTCTTCCGAAGAATGTTGTTTTCTGTTCCGGCTCAATATGACGGGACTTACACAGCCATTGGTTGACTTGCTTGAGAACCCGGGAATTATTAAGGTGGGGCTTTCGCTGAAAGACGACTTTATGATGTTGCATAAACGTGCTCCTTTCAACCAACAGAGTTGTATCGAATTGCAGGACTATGTACGTCAGTTCGGCATACAGGACAAAAGCCTCCAAAAGATTTATGCCATTTTATTTAAGGAAAAAATTTCCAAATCGCAACGACTGTCCAATTGGGAAGCGGATGTGTTGAGTGATGGACAAAAACAATACGCCGCCACCGACGCCTGGGCATGCCTCAACATCTACAACCTGCTGCAAGAACTAAAGCGGACAGGCAATTATGAAATAGCTCCCGAAGAAAAGAAAGAAGAACATTTAATAGAATCAGATAAATAA
- a CDS encoding FtsK/SpoIIIE family DNA translocase — MAKKKLDKEVERTPSSPGKIAAILKNETVHFVIGLMLVIFSVYLLLAFSSFFFTGAADQSIIDSGNPADLSAVNNHVKNYAGSRGAQLAHYLINDCFGVSSFFILVFLAVAGLKLMRVRVVRLWKWFIGCTLLLVWFSIFFGFVLMDHYQDSFIYLGGMHGYNVSRWLISQVGVPGVWMILLITAICFFIYISARTVIWLRKLFALSFLKRKKKEEEELATTGEEPQEFTTSQPQEVEFNLKRTYKQTPPPAPVMDIQAEEPQEEFPVSEPETDDISSASSDESEGVTMVFEPTVSNVVPPLGGESSEDEEPGFEVESAASEEEYQGPEMEPYNPTKDLENYRFPTIDLMKHFENDDPTIDMDEQNANKDRIINTLRSFGIEISTIKATVGPTVTLYEITPEQGVRISKIRGLEDDIALSLSADGIRIIAPIPGKGTIGIEVPNKNPKIVSGQSVIGSKKFQESKFDLPIVLGKTITNEVFMFDLCKMPHVLVAGATGQGKSVGLNAIITSLLYKKHPAELKFVLVDPKKVEFSIYSVIENHFLAKLPDGGEPIITDVTKVVQTLNSVCVEMDTRYDLLKMAHVRNVKEYNEKFINRRLNPEKGHKFMPYIVVVIDEFGDLIMTAGKEVELPIARIAQLARAVGIHMIIATQRPTTNIITGTIKANFPARIAFRVSAMMDSRTILDRPGANRLIGKGDMLFLQGADPVRVQCAFIDTPEVEEITKFIARQQGYPTPFFLPEYVSEDSGSEVGDIDMGRLDPLFEDAARLVVIHQQGSTSLIQRKFAIGYNRAGRIMDQLEKAGIVGPTQGSKARDVLCIDDNDLEMRLNNLQ, encoded by the coding sequence ATGGCAAAAAAAAAATTAGATAAGGAGGTCGAACGTACTCCCTCTTCTCCGGGTAAAATCGCAGCAATTTTAAAGAATGAGACTGTCCACTTTGTTATCGGATTAATGTTGGTCATTTTTTCCGTTTATTTATTGTTGGCTTTTTCCTCTTTCTTTTTCACGGGAGCTGCCGACCAGAGTATTATCGACAGTGGAAATCCGGCAGACCTGTCGGCGGTCAACAATCATGTGAAGAACTACGCTGGTTCGCGTGGGGCGCAGTTGGCTCATTACTTGATTAATGATTGCTTCGGTGTCTCTTCCTTCTTTATTCTTGTCTTTTTGGCGGTGGCAGGATTGAAGTTGATGCGTGTGCGTGTTGTCCGTCTGTGGAAGTGGTTTATAGGTTGCACATTGTTACTGGTATGGTTCTCTATATTCTTCGGATTTGTGCTTATGGATCATTATCAGGATTCTTTCATTTATCTGGGCGGTATGCACGGATACAATGTCAGCCGTTGGCTGATCTCTCAGGTCGGTGTACCCGGGGTGTGGATGATTCTGTTGATAACGGCTATTTGCTTCTTTATATATATAAGTGCGCGTACAGTGATTTGGTTGCGCAAACTCTTTGCATTGAGTTTCCTGAAACGAAAGAAGAAGGAGGAAGAAGAGCTTGCCACTACCGGAGAAGAACCGCAGGAATTTACGACCTCCCAACCGCAGGAAGTAGAATTTAACTTGAAACGGACATACAAACAGACACCGCCTCCGGCACCTGTAATGGATATACAGGCGGAAGAACCCCAAGAAGAATTTCCGGTGAGTGAACCGGAAACGGACGATATATCCTCCGCTTCATCCGATGAGAGTGAAGGAGTAACCATGGTGTTCGAACCAACCGTTTCCAATGTTGTTCCTCCTTTGGGGGGAGAGTCTTCGGAGGATGAAGAACCCGGTTTTGAAGTGGAGTCTGCCGCTTCGGAAGAAGAATATCAGGGACCGGAAATGGAACCTTATAACCCGACAAAAGATTTGGAGAATTATCGTTTCCCCACGATCGACCTGATGAAGCATTTTGAAAACGACGATCCGACAATTGATATGGATGAACAGAATGCCAATAAAGACCGTATCATCAATACGTTGCGCAGCTTCGGCATTGAAATCAGCACGATTAAGGCAACGGTCGGTCCTACGGTTACTCTGTATGAGATAACTCCCGAACAAGGCGTGCGTATCTCCAAAATTCGCGGATTGGAGGATGATATTGCGTTGAGCCTGTCTGCTGACGGTATCCGTATCATTGCCCCGATACCGGGCAAGGGAACCATCGGTATTGAGGTACCGAACAAGAATCCGAAGATTGTTTCCGGGCAAAGTGTTATCGGAAGCAAGAAATTCCAGGAATCCAAGTTTGACCTGCCTATTGTGTTGGGAAAGACTATTACGAATGAAGTCTTTATGTTCGACCTTTGCAAGATGCCGCACGTATTGGTGGCAGGTGCAACCGGTCAGGGTAAGTCTGTCGGTCTGAATGCAATTATTACTTCCTTATTATATAAGAAACATCCGGCTGAACTGAAGTTTGTCCTGGTCGACCCGAAGAAGGTAGAGTTCAGCATCTACTCGGTCATTGAAAACCATTTCCTTGCCAAACTTCCCGATGGCGGTGAACCGATTATTACGGACGTGACGAAAGTAGTGCAAACTCTGAATTCCGTCTGTGTGGAAATGGATACCCGTTATGACCTGTTGAAAATGGCTCATGTACGTAATGTCAAGGAGTATAATGAGAAGTTTATCAACCGTCGTCTGAATCCGGAGAAAGGACATAAGTTCATGCCGTATATTGTCGTTGTTATCGACGAGTTCGGTGACCTGATTATGACGGCAGGTAAGGAGGTGGAACTTCCGATTGCCCGTATCGCCCAGTTGGCGCGTGCTGTCGGTATCCACATGATTATCGCTACACAGCGGCCGACGACGAATATCATCACGGGTACGATTAAAGCCAACTTCCCGGCCCGTATCGCTTTCCGTGTATCCGCCATGATGGATTCCCGAACGATTCTTGACCGTCCGGGTGCCAACCGTCTGATTGGTAAGGGAGATATGCTTTTCTTACAGGGAGCTGATCCGGTGCGTGTGCAATGTGCCTTTATCGATACGCCGGAAGTAGAGGAAATCACGAAGTTTATTGCCCGTCAGCAAGGATATCCTACTCCTTTCTTCCTGCCCGAGTATGTGAGTGAAGACAGCGGTAGCGAAGTAGGGGATATTGATATGGGGCGTCTTGACCCGTTGTTTGAAGACGCTGCCCGGTTGGTGGTTATTCATCAGCAAGGTTCCACGTCGTTAATTCAACGTAAGTTTGCTATCGGTTATAATCGTGCCGGCCGTATCATGGATCAACTTGAAAAGGCTGGAATCGTCGGTCCTACGCAGGGAAGCAAAGCGCGTGACGTACTTTGCATCGATGATAATGATCTTGAAATGCGTTTGAACAATTTGCAGTAA
- a CDS encoding class I SAM-dependent rRNA methyltransferase, whose product MHKVYLKPGKEESLKRFHPWIFSGAISRFDGEPEEGEVVEVYTSKKEFIAEGHFQIGSIAVRVLSFRQEPINHDFWKRKLEIAYDMRCAIGIAINPVNDTYRLVHGEGDNLPGLVIDIYAKTAVMQAHSAGMHVDRMVIAEALSEVMGDKIENIYYKSETTLPFKADLFPENGFLKGGSNDNIAQEYGLKFHVDWLKGQKTGFFVDQRENRSLLERYAKDRSVLNMFCYTGGFSFYAMRGGAKLVHSVDSSAKAIDLTNKNVELNFPGDPRHEAFAEDAFKYLDRMGDQYDLIILDPPAFAKHKDALRNALQGYRKLNAKAFEKIKPGGILFTFSCSQVVTKDNFRTAVFTAAAMSGRSVRILHQLTQPADHPVNIYHPEGEYLKGLVLYVE is encoded by the coding sequence ATGCATAAAGTATACCTCAAACCCGGTAAAGAAGAGTCGCTGAAAAGATTTCACCCCTGGATTTTCTCCGGTGCTATCTCCCGTTTCGACGGAGAACCCGAAGAAGGTGAAGTTGTAGAAGTATACACCTCCAAGAAAGAATTTATCGCCGAAGGACACTTCCAGATCGGAAGTATCGCCGTACGTGTGCTTTCTTTCCGGCAAGAACCGATCAACCATGATTTCTGGAAACGCAAACTGGAAATTGCATACGACATGCGTTGTGCCATTGGAATCGCTATCAATCCGGTCAACGACACCTATCGTCTCGTACACGGTGAAGGTGACAATCTCCCCGGACTGGTGATTGATATTTATGCCAAAACTGCCGTCATGCAAGCTCACTCGGCAGGAATGCACGTAGACCGCATGGTGATCGCCGAGGCTTTGTCCGAAGTCATGGGTGACAAGATTGAAAATATCTATTATAAATCAGAAACAACGCTCCCTTTCAAAGCCGACCTTTTCCCCGAAAATGGTTTCCTGAAAGGAGGAAGCAACGATAATATCGCACAAGAGTACGGCCTGAAGTTTCATGTAGACTGGCTGAAAGGCCAGAAAACGGGATTCTTTGTAGACCAACGCGAAAACCGCTCGTTATTGGAACGGTATGCCAAAGATCGCTCGGTACTGAATATGTTCTGCTACACCGGAGGCTTTTCTTTCTACGCCATGCGCGGAGGTGCAAAGCTCGTCCACTCGGTAGACAGCTCTGCGAAAGCAATCGACCTGACCAACAAGAATGTGGAACTGAACTTCCCTGGTGATCCCCGCCATGAAGCATTCGCTGAAGACGCCTTCAAATACCTCGACCGTATGGGCGACCAGTATGACCTGATTATCCTCGACCCACCCGCATTTGCCAAACACAAGGATGCGTTGCGGAACGCATTGCAGGGTTATCGGAAACTGAACGCCAAAGCATTCGAGAAAATCAAGCCGGGTGGTATCTTGTTTACTTTCTCCTGCTCACAGGTAGTAACCAAAGATAATTTCCGCACAGCAGTATTCACCGCAGCCGCCATGTCGGGACGCAGCGTGCGTATCTTGCACCAGCTCACCCAACCTGCCGATCATCCGGTGAATATCTATCATCCGGAAGGCGAATATCTGAAAGGACTTGTACTCTACGTAGAATAA
- a CDS encoding ATP-binding cassette domain-containing protein encodes MNSIHLQQTLPQVFADRNSVTSDIWHQDLIFRKGEMYLIEAASGTGKSSLCSYIYGYRNDYQGIINFDETNIKAYSVKQWVDLRKHSLSMLFQDLRIFTELTALENVQLKNNLTGYKKKKEILAFFEKLGLSDKLNVKTGKLSFGQQQRVAFIRALCQPFDFLFLDEPISHLDDDNSRIMGELIIGEAEKQQAGVIATSIGKHIELPYQRILQL; translated from the coding sequence ATGAATAGCATTCATTTACAGCAAACACTTCCCCAAGTGTTTGCTGACCGTAATTCGGTGACTTCGGATATATGGCATCAGGATCTTATCTTCCGGAAAGGGGAAATGTATCTGATAGAAGCGGCTTCCGGCACCGGAAAATCTTCATTGTGCAGCTATATTTATGGCTATCGCAACGACTATCAGGGGATTATCAATTTCGATGAGACTAATATCAAAGCATATTCTGTGAAGCAATGGGTAGACCTGAGAAAGCATTCACTGAGTATGCTTTTTCAAGATTTACGTATCTTCACCGAGCTGACTGCTCTTGAAAATGTACAACTGAAAAATAATCTTACCGGATACAAAAAGAAGAAAGAAATCCTAGCCTTCTTCGAGAAACTGGGACTTTCGGACAAGCTGAATGTAAAGACCGGTAAACTCTCGTTCGGACAGCAACAACGGGTTGCCTTTATCCGAGCACTCTGCCAGCCTTTCGATTTCCTTTTTCTGGATGAACCTATCAGTCATCTGGATGATGACAACAGCCGCATTATGGGAGAACTTATTATTGGCGAAGCTGAAAAGCAACAAGCCGGAGTAATCGCCACTTCCATAGGAAAACATATTGAGTTGCCTTATCAACGCATACTCCAGCTATGA
- a CDS encoding nucleoside permease, with translation MSIKVRLIIMNFLQFFVWGSWLISLGGYMGRELHFEGGQIGAIFATMGIASLVMPGIIGIIADKWFNAERLYGLCHIVGAACLFYASTATGYDQMYWAMLLNLLVYMPTLSLANTVSYNALEQYKCDLIKDFPPIRVWGTIGFICAMWAVDLTGFKNSSAQLYVGAISALLLGVYSFTLPACKPAKTENKSLLSAFGLDALVLFKRKKMAIFFLFSMLLGAALQITNTYGDLFLGSFAGIPEFADSFGVKHSVILLSISQMSETLFILAIPFFLKHFGIKQVMLISMFAWVFRFGLFGFGDPGGGLWMLILSMIVYGMAFDFFNISGSLFVEQETNSSIRASAQGLFFMMTNGLGAIIGGYASGAVVDAFSVYADGKLVSREWTDIWLIFAAYALVIGILFALVFKYKHRRESKTN, from the coding sequence ATGAGCATAAAAGTTCGTTTGATTATTATGAACTTCCTGCAATTTTTTGTCTGGGGGTCATGGTTAATTTCACTAGGTGGCTATATGGGCAGAGAACTCCATTTCGAAGGTGGACAAATCGGAGCCATTTTCGCCACTATGGGAATTGCCTCTTTGGTGATGCCCGGCATTATCGGTATCATTGCCGATAAATGGTTTAATGCAGAGCGTTTATACGGACTTTGCCACATTGTAGGTGCAGCCTGTCTTTTCTACGCTTCCACCGCTACGGGATACGACCAGATGTATTGGGCCATGTTACTCAATCTATTGGTATATATGCCTACTTTGTCATTAGCCAATACCGTTTCATACAATGCATTGGAGCAATATAAATGTGATTTAATCAAAGATTTCCCCCCTATCCGCGTATGGGGAACGATCGGTTTTATCTGTGCCATGTGGGCGGTAGACCTTACCGGATTCAAAAACTCAAGCGCCCAACTTTATGTCGGTGCCATATCCGCGCTGTTACTGGGAGTTTATTCTTTCACCCTTCCGGCTTGTAAACCCGCCAAAACAGAAAACAAATCACTGCTTTCGGCTTTCGGGCTGGATGCATTGGTGTTATTTAAAAGAAAGAAAATGGCAATTTTCTTCCTTTTCTCCATGCTTTTGGGGGCGGCTTTACAGATAACCAATACATACGGTGACCTGTTTCTAGGCAGTTTTGCCGGTATTCCGGAGTTTGCAGATTCTTTCGGGGTGAAACATTCGGTTATCCTGCTATCCATATCACAGATGTCCGAGACACTGTTTATTCTTGCTATACCGTTTTTCCTGAAGCATTTCGGCATCAAGCAAGTGATGTTAATCAGTATGTTTGCATGGGTATTCCGGTTCGGTTTGTTCGGCTTCGGAGATCCGGGAGGCGGATTGTGGATGTTGATTCTTTCCATGATTGTTTATGGTATGGCGTTTGATTTCTTCAACATTTCCGGTTCCTTGTTTGTTGAACAAGAGACTAATTCCTCCATTCGTGCCAGTGCTCAAGGGTTGTTCTTTATGATGACTAACGGTCTGGGAGCTATCATCGGAGGATATGCCAGCGGAGCTGTGGTAGATGCTTTCTCGGTATATGCCGACGGCAAATTGGTGAGTCGGGAATGGACGGATATCTGGCTGATTTTTGCTGCGTATGCGTTGGTTATCGGAATTCTGTTTGCCTTGGTATTCAAGTATAAGCACCGACGGGAGAGTAAAACAAATTAA
- a CDS encoding 16S rRNA (uracil(1498)-N(3))-methyltransferase: MHVFYTPDIQKTNELPEEEAQHCTRVLRLSIGDEITLTDGKGSFYKAEITAATNKRCLVAIKETIFQKPLWPCHLHIAMAPTKNMDRNEWFAEKATEIGFDELTFLNCRFSERKVIKNERIEKILISAIKQSLKARLPKLNEMTDFNKFINQEFKGQKFIAHCYEGEKPLLKDVLKAGEDALVLIGPEGDFSEGEVEKAIERGFTPISLGKSRLRTETAALVACHTLNLLNQQ; the protein is encoded by the coding sequence ATGCACGTTTTTTATACTCCCGATATACAGAAAACCAATGAGCTTCCGGAAGAAGAAGCACAGCACTGTACCCGTGTCTTGCGGTTAAGTATCGGAGACGAAATCACCCTTACCGATGGAAAGGGTAGTTTCTACAAGGCAGAAATTACGGCAGCAACCAACAAACGTTGTCTGGTAGCTATCAAAGAGACAATTTTCCAAAAACCACTATGGCCGTGCCACCTGCACATCGCCATGGCACCAACTAAAAATATGGACCGTAATGAATGGTTTGCCGAGAAAGCCACTGAAATAGGATTCGACGAACTGACATTTCTCAACTGCCGGTTCTCGGAACGTAAAGTTATCAAGAACGAACGGATCGAAAAGATTCTTATCTCGGCAATCAAACAATCACTCAAAGCCCGTCTGCCGAAACTGAATGAGATGACAGATTTCAATAAATTCATCAATCAGGAGTTTAAGGGACAGAAGTTTATCGCTCACTGCTACGAAGGTGAGAAACCTCTGCTGAAGGACGTACTAAAAGCCGGAGAAGACGCCTTGGTGCTGATCGGCCCGGAAGGAGATTTCAGTGAGGGCGAAGTAGAAAAAGCTATTGAACGGGGATTCACGCCGATCAGCCTGGGTAAATCACGACTTCGGACAGAAACAGCGGCATTGGTGGCTTGCCACACGTTGAATCTGCTAAATCAACAATAA
- a CDS encoding DUF5063 domain-containing protein, which translates to MEKESQTIFDKNVIEFVTVAAEFCAFLERAESMKRSTFVDTSLKILPLLYLKASMLPKCETIGDEAPETYVTEEIYEILRINLAGLMGDKDDYLDVFVQDMVYSDQPIKKSISEDLADIYQDIKDFIFVFQLGLNETMNDSLAICQENFGMLWGQKLVNTLRALHDVKYNLQDNEEEEENNEEGFYEPSEDDSCCEEGGCHCHDDECHCHEGSCHCHDDEK; encoded by the coding sequence ATGGAAAAAGAAAGCCAAACGATATTTGATAAGAATGTAATTGAGTTCGTAACGGTAGCCGCCGAATTTTGTGCATTCCTCGAACGTGCCGAAAGCATGAAGCGCAGCACTTTCGTTGATACATCATTGAAAATACTGCCTTTACTCTATCTCAAAGCCTCCATGCTGCCGAAGTGTGAGACGATCGGGGATGAGGCACCCGAGACGTATGTGACTGAAGAAATTTATGAAATTCTTCGTATCAACCTTGCAGGATTAATGGGAGACAAGGATGATTATCTGGACGTATTTGTGCAGGATATGGTATACAGCGACCAGCCTATCAAGAAGTCCATATCTGAAGATTTGGCTGATATTTATCAAGATATCAAAGACTTTATTTTTGTTTTCCAACTGGGATTGAACGAAACGATGAACGATTCGCTGGCCATTTGTCAGGAAAACTTCGGAATGTTGTGGGGACAAAAGCTGGTTAATACACTGCGCGCCCTCCACGACGTGAAGTATAATCTGCAGGACAACGAAGAAGAGGAAGAAAACAACGAAGAAGGATTTTACGAACCAAGCGAAGACGACAGTTGTTGTGAAGAAGGCGGTTGTCATTGCCATGACGACGAATGTCACTGCCACGAAGGCAGTTGCCATTGTCACGATGATGAAAAATAA
- a CDS encoding bifunctional nuclease family protein: MDKKVELQVLNITNSQAQVGAFAMLLGEVDGERQLPIIIGPAEAQATALYLKGIKTPRPLTHDLFTTSLTVLGVSLIRVLIYKAKDGIFYSYVYLKRDEDIIRIDARTSDAIALAVRADCPILIYESILDRECLRIPDEERNRSEETVGDKESMEEEHESSSRSATSKTLEQALEQAIKDENYELAAKIRDQINQRNKNQ; the protein is encoded by the coding sequence ATGGATAAAAAGGTAGAATTACAAGTTTTAAATATCACAAATAGCCAAGCGCAGGTAGGTGCATTCGCAATGCTATTGGGTGAAGTGGACGGTGAACGGCAACTGCCTATCATCATCGGTCCCGCCGAAGCCCAGGCTACCGCGTTGTATCTGAAAGGAATTAAAACTCCACGCCCGTTAACACACGATTTATTCACCACAAGCCTTACCGTATTGGGGGTAAGCCTGATACGTGTGCTGATTTACAAAGCTAAAGACGGTATTTTCTACTCTTATGTTTACCTGAAAAGAGACGAAGATATTATACGTATTGACGCACGTACATCGGACGCCATTGCATTGGCGGTACGTGCCGACTGCCCGATTCTGATTTATGAATCTATCCTCGACCGGGAATGCCTGCGCATACCGGATGAAGAAAGGAACCGTTCTGAAGAAACAGTTGGTGACAAGGAATCTATGGAAGAAGAACATGAATCGTCGTCGCGCAGTGCCACTTCCAAAACACTTGAACAAGCATTGGAGCAGGCTATTAAAGACGAGAACTATGAATTGGCCGCTAAAATACGCGACCAGATCAATCAAAGAAATAAAAATCAATAA
- a CDS encoding DUF4836 family protein, whose translation MAKKMISRLSVLTVLIVFLAACSKTVEYTNIIPADATVVTSINLKSLTSKAGLNDKENEAAKQKVLEALKSGMNAATFQQLEKVMNNPSESGIDVEAPVYVFTSPSFPYSTAVAKIKSEDDLHASLEIMVKEQICQPINEAAGYSFTTMNGGLVAFNNSTVMLISVKGTSQIEKAKEGITNLLKQTADNSIAKSGAFQKMEKQKSDINFFASMAAIPAPYQEQVSMGLPAEVKAEDITIIAGLNFEKGRIALKTENYTENEAVKALMKKQLEAFGKANNTFVKYFPASTLMFVNLGIKGEGLYNLLSENKEFRNTVSISKADEVKELFSSFNGDISAGLINVTMNSAPTFIVYADVKNGNALEALYKNKQALGLKKGEDILELGKNEYVYKSKGMNVFFGIKDKQMYATNDELLYKNIEKAADKSIKDAPYASEMKGKNVFMAINAEAILELPVVKMLIGFGGEKFRTGSEMLSKVSYLSVSSEGETSEIDLCLKDKDVNALKLIVDFGKQFTGM comes from the coding sequence ATGGCAAAGAAAATGATTTCACGACTCTCGGTACTTACAGTACTGATTGTTTTCCTGGCAGCATGTTCCAAAACAGTGGAATATACCAATATAATACCGGCTGATGCTACGGTTGTTACCTCTATAAATCTAAAATCCTTGACTAGTAAGGCCGGATTGAATGATAAAGAGAATGAAGCTGCCAAGCAAAAAGTATTGGAAGCACTAAAAAGTGGAATGAACGCTGCCACTTTCCAACAATTAGAAAAAGTGATGAATAACCCCAGTGAATCGGGAATTGACGTAGAAGCTCCTGTCTACGTATTTACTTCGCCCTCTTTTCCATACTCTACCGCAGTTGCGAAAATCAAAAGCGAAGATGACCTGCACGCTTCCTTGGAAATAATGGTAAAAGAGCAAATCTGCCAACCAATCAACGAAGCAGCTGGATATAGCTTTACAACCATGAACGGAGGTTTAGTCGCTTTCAACAATTCTACCGTAATGCTCATTTCCGTAAAAGGAACATCTCAAATAGAGAAAGCCAAAGAAGGCATCACCAATCTGTTGAAGCAAACCGCAGATAACAGCATTGCGAAATCCGGCGCTTTCCAGAAAATGGAAAAACAAAAAAGTGACATCAATTTCTTCGCTTCCATGGCAGCTATTCCTGCACCTTATCAAGAGCAAGTCAGTATGGGACTTCCCGCTGAAGTGAAAGCAGAAGACATAACCATAATAGCCGGATTAAACTTTGAAAAAGGAAGAATTGCCTTGAAAACAGAAAATTACACGGAGAACGAGGCTGTAAAAGCTTTAATGAAAAAACAATTGGAAGCATTTGGAAAAGCAAACAATACGTTCGTAAAATACTTCCCGGCTTCTACCCTGATGTTTGTCAATCTGGGTATAAAAGGAGAAGGTCTTTATAATCTCCTAAGTGAAAATAAGGAATTCCGTAACACAGTATCTATCTCCAAAGCAGATGAAGTTAAAGAATTGTTCAGTTCCTTCAACGGTGATATCTCCGCAGGGTTAATCAACGTAACCATGAACAGCGCTCCTACCTTTATAGTGTATGCAGACGTAAAAAACGGCAATGCACTCGAAGCTCTTTATAAGAACAAGCAGGCATTGGGACTGAAAAAAGGAGAAGATATTCTGGAACTGGGCAAAAACGAATATGTCTATAAGAGTAAAGGAATGAACGTATTCTTTGGTATCAAAGACAAACAAATGTATGCCACCAATGACGAGTTACTCTACAAAAATATAGAAAAAGCGGCAGACAAGTCTATCAAAGACGCTCCGTATGCATCGGAAATGAAGGGAAAAAACGTATTCATGGCTATCAACGCAGAAGCTATACTTGAACTTCCTGTTGTTAAAATGCTGATCGGATTTGGTGGTGAAAAGTTCCGGACCGGTTCTGAGATGTTATCAAAAGTTTCCTATCTGTCCGTTAGTTCAGAAGGAGAAACAAGCGAAATCGACCTTTGCCTGAAAGATAAAGACGTCAATGCGCTCAAATTAATCGTTGACTTCGGTAAACAATTTACCGGTATGTAA
- a CDS encoding LolA-like putative outer membrane lipoprotein chaperone encodes MRKYIFSVLIALLSLPVIAQQQQSQAKAVLDKTAEAFRKAGGVKADFIIKSVTNGLVEGSESGTIQLKGEKFVLKASEVITWFDGKTQWSYVVRNDEVNVSNPTQEELQQINPYTFLYMYQKGFSYKLGTVKTYGGKAVWEVILIAKDKKQDLERITLYVTKNTYEPLYILLQQRDQQTRNEITVTGYQTRLNYADSIFSFDKKQYPNAEIIDLR; translated from the coding sequence ATGAGGAAATACATTTTTAGTGTTTTAATAGCTTTACTGTCATTGCCTGTGATTGCTCAACAACAGCAGTCGCAGGCTAAAGCTGTTCTTGATAAGACAGCCGAAGCATTTCGTAAGGCAGGCGGAGTGAAGGCTGATTTCATTATTAAATCTGTGACTAACGGTTTGGTGGAAGGGTCGGAAAGCGGTACGATTCAGTTGAAAGGAGAGAAGTTCGTATTGAAGGCGTCCGAAGTGATAACCTGGTTTGATGGGAAAACGCAATGGAGCTATGTAGTCAGGAATGATGAAGTGAACGTCAGCAATCCGACACAGGAAGAACTGCAACAGATTAATCCGTATACATTCCTGTATATGTATCAGAAAGGATTTTCCTATAAACTGGGAACAGTAAAGACTTACGGGGGAAAGGCTGTCTGGGAAGTAATTCTCATAGCGAAGGATAAGAAACAGGATTTGGAGCGTATCACTCTTTATGTGACGAAGAATACGTATGAGCCTCTATATATTCTGCTTCAGCAGCGTGATCAGCAGACGCGTAATGAGATTACCGTGACAGGTTATCAGACACGGCTGAATTATGCGGATAGTATTTTTTCTTTTGATAAAAAACAATATCCGAATGCAGAGATTATTGATTTGAGATAA